Proteins from a genomic interval of Megalopta genalis isolate 19385.01 unplaced genomic scaffold, iyMegGena1_principal scaffold0037, whole genome shotgun sequence:
- the SerRS gene encoding seryl-tRNA synthetase isoform X2 yields the protein MVLDLDLFRENKGFNPDKIRENQKNRFKDVNLVDLVIEKDKLWRKLRHRADNFNKLKNVCSKEIGERMKKKEAIKTIRGCIDDAITKNDKDLVSTELERNQALKEIGNFLHESVPISNDEEENKVEKTYGDCTQNKRYSHVDLIYMIDGLDGERGTNVSGGRGYFLMGAAIFLQQALIQFSLRKLFVKGYKPLYTPFFMRKDAMQEVAQLSQFDEELYKVIGKGSERCDEKDIDEKYLIATSEQPIAAFHRNEWIPENTLPIKYAGLSTCFRQEVGSHGRDTRGIFRVHQFEKVEQFCLTSPYENKSWQMMEEMISNAEEFYQALEIPYRIVNIVSGALNNAASKKLDLEAWFPGSGAFRELVSCSNCLDYQARRLLVRYGQTKKMNANTDYVHMLNATMCAVTRVICAILEVHQTDTGIKVPKVLAQFMPIEYQDEIPFVKTAPIEEAEMKKTKRTKEPKDVILN from the exons ATGGTACTAGATCTAGATCTTTTTCGAGAAAACAAAGGTTTTAATCCTGATAAAATACGAGAAAACCAAAAGAATCGTTTTAAAGATGTAAATTTAGTAGACTTGGTAATTGAAAAAGACAAACTTTGGCGAAAATTGCGGCACAGAGCCgacaatttcaataaattgaaaaatgtatGTAGCAAAGAGATTGGAgaaagaatgaaaaagaaaGAGGCG ATCAAGACTATTCGTGGTTGCATAGATGATGCAATTACAAAGAATGACAAAGACCTCGTTTCAACTGAGTTGGAAAGAAATCAAGCCCTTAAAGAAATAGGTAACTTTTTGCACGAATCTGTACCAATTAGCAATGACGAGGAAGAAAATAAG GTCGAAAAAACATATGGGGATTGTACACAAAACAAGAGGTACTCGCACGTTGATTTAATATATATGATCGACGGATTAGACGGAGAACGTGGCACCAATGTTTCTGGTGGACGTGGTTACTTTTTAATGGGAGCAGCAATTTTCTTACAACAGGCGTTAATACAATTTTCCCTTAGAAAATTGTTTGTTAAAGGTTATAAACCTCTGTATACTCCTTTTTTCATGCGCAAAGATGCTATGCAGGAAGTAGCACAATTATCTCAATTTGACGAAGAATTGTATAAG GTAATTGGTAAAGGAAGCGAGCGTTGCGACGAGAAAGATATAGATGAAAAGTATTTGATTGCTACATCGGAACAACCGATAGCTGCATTTCATCGAAACGAATGGATCCCTGAAAATACATTGCCAATCAAATATGCAGGATTATCTACGTGTTTCAGACAAGAAGTCGGATCTCATGGACGCGATACAAGAGGCATTTTTAGAGTTCATCAATTTGAAAAG GTCGAACAGTTTTGTTTAACATCTCCGTATGAAAATAAATCTTGGCAAATGATGGAAGAGATGATTTCTAATGCGGAAGAATTCTATCAAGCATTGGAGATTCCATACCGCATAGTAAATATAGTATCGGGTGCACTGAATAATGCTGCTTCAAAAAAATTGGATTTAGAAGCATGGTTCCCTGGATCCGGTGCATTTCGTGAACTTGTGTCGTGCAGCAATTGTTTAGATTATCAAGCTAGACGATTATTGGTCAG GTATGGTCAAACAAAAAAGATGAATGCAAATACCGATTATGTACACATGTTAAATGCAACAATGTGTGCAGTTACACGTGTTATATGCGCCATTTTAGAAGTACATCAAACCGATACCGGTATCAAAGTCCCGAAAGTTCTTGCGCAGTTTATGCCAATTGAATATCAAGATGAAATTCCATTTGTTAAGACAGCACCTATCGAGGAGGCAGAAAtgaaaaaaacaaaaagaacgaaagaaccaaAGGACGTTATCTTAAATTAA
- the LOC117221271 gene encoding SAP30-binding protein: protein MSVQSVALASLTATYTDSEGEDGVEDDLQENSNTPQGAAPNNAQVGQPQAFTSPKSGRSASNSPVVAPSVGGKSSNDLSNAPTLVTDVTSKVQRLVSYFDDTIVSDDEGGLQIQIDGQPSENGRPSSITDRSPSCQGELVSDSEVDTYGVTIPPEPSGQCPVELQEKITKLFRKMESGGLDMNKVIQQRKDFRNPSIYEKLIQFCSINELGTNYPLDRFDPFKWGKDSYYEELAKVQKAEMDKLEKARKEKTKIEIVSGTAKRPNSSSTTEDDAKKRKSKWDQVATGATASVKPTVLLSQPTLTTLTSSATGTKATVISAFGSLPKKRL from the coding sequence ATGTCTGTACAAAGTGTTGCTCTGGCATCTCTCACGGCCACCTATACCGACTCGGAGGGCGAAGACGGGGTGGAAGACGACCTTCAGGAGAATTCGAACACTCCCCAGGGGGCCGCCCCGAATAATGCCCAAGTCGGTCAGCCCCAGGCTTTCACCAGTCCCAAATCTGGCAGATCAGCCTCAAATAGTCCTGTCGTTGCTCCCAGCGTTGGTGGCAAGTCTAGTAACGATTTGTCAAACGCACCCACCTTAGTGACAGATGTGACATCTAAGGTGCAAAGACTGGTTTCATACTTTGATGACACGATAGTCTCCGATGACGAGGGAGGGCTGCAAATACAAATCGACGGGCAGCCTTCTGAAAATGGAAGGCCCTCCTCGATTACAGACCGCTCTCCCTCTTGTCAAGGAGAATTAGTTTCAGATAGCGAGGTTGACACCTATGGAGTGACTATACCGCCGGAACCATCAGGACAGTGTCCTGTGGAATTACAGGAGAAGATAACCAAACTTTTCAGGAAAATGGAGAGCGGTGGTTTGGATATGAATAAAGTTATACAACAAAGGAAGGACTTCAGGAATCCATCCATTTATGAAAAACTTATTCAATTTTGTAGCATCAACGAATTGGGCACCAATTATCCTCTGGATAGATTTGATCCGTTTAAATGGGGTAAAGATTCGTATTACGAGGAGCTTGCTAAGGTTCAGAAAGCTGAAATGGATAAACTTGAAAAAGCTAGAAAAGAGAAAACAAAAATTGAGATAGTGTCTGGTACAGCGAAGCGGCCAAATAGTTCTAGCACGACCGAGGACGATGctaagaaaagaaaaagtaaaTGGGATCAAGTGGCAACTGGAGCCACTGCCTCAGTAAAGCCTACCGTCTTACTATCTCAACCGACGCTTACCACTTTAACGTCATCCGCAACTGGTACCAAAGCAACGGTAATATCGGCTTTCGGATCTTTACCAAAGAAAAGACTGTAA
- the Lst8 gene encoding MTOR associated protein, LST8, protein MTADNTYSNEQVILVTGGYDHTIKIWQPHTGVCQRTAEHTDSQVNALDITPEKYGVAAAGYQHIRMYDLVSNNPNPVINYEGVSKNITGLGFQEEGKWMYTGGEDCSARIWDLRSSSFQCQRIFQVSAPVNCVCLHPNQAELIVGDQSGVIHLWDLRSDHNEQLIPEAEASVQDVTIDQDGTYMAAVNNKGHCYIWTLTGGVGEEPTRLNPRHKLLAHKRYALRCKFSPDSTLLVTTSADQTARVWKTTDFSEAQVLQHEAKRWVWDAAFSADSQYIFTASSDGVARLWNVSTGIVEREYVGHTKALTALAFRDEVLSVS, encoded by the exons ATGACAGCAGACAACACCTACAGTAACGAGCAAGTAATTCTTGTGACAGGCGGTTATGATCATACCATTAAAATATGGCAACCTCATACAGGAGTTTGTCAACGCACTGCAGAACACACGGATTCG CAAGTTAACGCTTTGGATATTACTCCAGAAAAATATGGCGTTGCTGCTGCAGGGTATCAACATATCAGAatgtacgatttagtttcaaataatccaAACCCAGTTATTAATTATGAAGGCGTATCAAAGAACATTACAGGCTTGGGTTTCCAG GAAGAGGGTAAATGGATGTATACCGGAGGCGAAGATTGTTCCGCGCGCATTTGGGACCTTAG GTCGAGTAGCTTTCAATGCCAAAGAATATTTCAAGTATCGGCTCCTGTAAATTGTGTGTGCTTACATCCTAACCAGGCAGAACTTATAGTTGGCGATCAAAGCGGTGTCATACATTTGTGGGATTTACGTTCAGATCATAACGAACAACTG ATTCCAGAAGCTGAAGCATCGGTGCAAGATGTTACAATTGATCAGGATGGTACGTACATGGCAGCGGTAAATAACAAAGGCCATTGTTACATTTGGACGCTGACTGGTGGTGTTGGAGAAGAACCAACCCGCCTTAATCCTCGCCATAAGCTTTTGGCACACAAGCGTTACGCTCTTCGATGCAAGTTCAGTCCCGATTCTAC GCTTTTAGTGACTACGTCGGCTGATCAAACTGCACGAGTTTGGAAGACTACAGACTTTTCAGAAGCACAAGTGCTTCAGCATGAAGCGAAACGATGGGTTTGGGACGCTGCGTTCAGCGCGGATTCACAATATATATTCACTG cttcatccgaTGGCGTTGCCAGGTTGTGGAATGTATCAACAGGAATCGTCGAACGAGAATATGTAGGTCATACCAAAGCACTTACTGCTCTCGCATTTCGTGACGAAGTACTCTCAGTTTCCTAA
- the SerRS gene encoding seryl-tRNA synthetase isoform X3, whose translation MKFSIKYNMKESEIKTIRGCIDDAITKNDKDLVSTELERNQALKEIGNFLHESVPISNDEEENKVEKTYGDCTQNKRYSHVDLIYMIDGLDGERGTNVSGGRGYFLMGAAIFLQQALIQFSLRKLFVKGYKPLYTPFFMRKDAMQEVAQLSQFDEELYKVIGKGSERCDEKDIDEKYLIATSEQPIAAFHRNEWIPENTLPIKYAGLSTCFRQEVGSHGRDTRGIFRVHQFEKVEQFCLTSPYENKSWQMMEEMISNAEEFYQALEIPYRIVNIVSGALNNAASKKLDLEAWFPGSGAFRELVSCSNCLDYQARRLLVRYGQTKKMNANTDYVHMLNATMCAVTRVICAILEVHQTDTGIKVPKVLAQFMPIEYQDEIPFVKTAPIEEAEMKKTKRTKEPKDVILN comes from the exons ATGAAGTtttcaattaaatataatatgaaagaATCAgag ATCAAGACTATTCGTGGTTGCATAGATGATGCAATTACAAAGAATGACAAAGACCTCGTTTCAACTGAGTTGGAAAGAAATCAAGCCCTTAAAGAAATAGGTAACTTTTTGCACGAATCTGTACCAATTAGCAATGACGAGGAAGAAAATAAG GTCGAAAAAACATATGGGGATTGTACACAAAACAAGAGGTACTCGCACGTTGATTTAATATATATGATCGACGGATTAGACGGAGAACGTGGCACCAATGTTTCTGGTGGACGTGGTTACTTTTTAATGGGAGCAGCAATTTTCTTACAACAGGCGTTAATACAATTTTCCCTTAGAAAATTGTTTGTTAAAGGTTATAAACCTCTGTATACTCCTTTTTTCATGCGCAAAGATGCTATGCAGGAAGTAGCACAATTATCTCAATTTGACGAAGAATTGTATAAG GTAATTGGTAAAGGAAGCGAGCGTTGCGACGAGAAAGATATAGATGAAAAGTATTTGATTGCTACATCGGAACAACCGATAGCTGCATTTCATCGAAACGAATGGATCCCTGAAAATACATTGCCAATCAAATATGCAGGATTATCTACGTGTTTCAGACAAGAAGTCGGATCTCATGGACGCGATACAAGAGGCATTTTTAGAGTTCATCAATTTGAAAAG GTCGAACAGTTTTGTTTAACATCTCCGTATGAAAATAAATCTTGGCAAATGATGGAAGAGATGATTTCTAATGCGGAAGAATTCTATCAAGCATTGGAGATTCCATACCGCATAGTAAATATAGTATCGGGTGCACTGAATAATGCTGCTTCAAAAAAATTGGATTTAGAAGCATGGTTCCCTGGATCCGGTGCATTTCGTGAACTTGTGTCGTGCAGCAATTGTTTAGATTATCAAGCTAGACGATTATTGGTCAG GTATGGTCAAACAAAAAAGATGAATGCAAATACCGATTATGTACACATGTTAAATGCAACAATGTGTGCAGTTACACGTGTTATATGCGCCATTTTAGAAGTACATCAAACCGATACCGGTATCAAAGTCCCGAAAGTTCTTGCGCAGTTTATGCCAATTGAATATCAAGATGAAATTCCATTTGTTAAGACAGCACCTATCGAGGAGGCAGAAAtgaaaaaaacaaaaagaacgaaagaaccaaAGGACGTTATCTTAAATTAA
- the Sf3b2 gene encoding splicing factor 3B subunit 2 has product MENIPGSENKQLPHSMPPMMSTSPNSNHGVPGMEPPKMLPSLLSLKVSPPSELQNQNSVDDGGREVDGDSMKLPAALEQALAFKTERAKEVGADPNDIVSLEKSSNHENVGEDPTQLDDVIIEPEAATEKIDAKSNKTKKKKKKKRRKHNISKEAENKKDDIENSKPKDNMPEIEYIQEIPSINDLEPMYRQFARIFEAFKLTEPEPKSAEADKGEPIGQYPPVTNLQTTGTVPSKVPPLDDFDDDANQLQQQQGTGENGAPRLSKRKLKRLTRLSVAELKQLVGRPDVVEMHDVTARDPKLLVQLKAHRNTVPVPRHWCFKRKYLQGKRGIEKPPFDLPDFIKRTGITEMRASLQERDDTRTLKAKMRERARPKLGKIDIDYQKLHDAFFKWQTKPRMTIHGDLYYEGKEFETRLKEKKPGELSDELRTALGMPVGPNCHKVPPPWLIAMQRYGPPPSYPNLKIPGLNAPIPEGCAFGYHAGGWGKPPVDETGRPLYGDVFGISRAPGGDAMDEEVDRGMWGEPESESSGDEDEDEDAEEGGEGEGEGKDTDGDASGLVTPGAEGLITPSGITSIPAGLETPETIELRKKKIESEMEGGDTPALYTVLQERRTEGLGASMMGSTHVYDMTGAAGGQAPPSVIAARRGVSGTTSDGRTEKDGAVELALDPSELDLDSEAMASRYEETMRSRQAHLRREDLSDMLQDHVQRQKSKRKRQQGQDSKASKKYKEFKF; this is encoded by the exons ATGGAAAATATACCAGGAAGTGAG AATAAACAACTTCCTCATTCGATGCCACCAATGATGAGCACGTCTCCAAACAGTAACCATGGAGTTCCAGGAATGGAGCCTCCTAAAATGTTACCTAGTTTACTGAGCCTAAAGGTCAGTCCACCGAGCGAATTACAGAATCAAAATTCGGTGGATGACGGAGGAAGAGAAGTAGACGGCGATTCGATGAAACTACCAGCGGCTTTAGAACAGGCTCTAGCTTTCAAAACTGAGAGAGCCAAAGAGGTAGGGGCAGATCCTAACGATATAGTTTCATTAGAAAAGTCATCTAATCACGAAAATGTAGGGGAAGACCCGACACAATTAGATGACGTAATAATTGAACCTGAAGCAGCAACGGAGAAAATAGATGCAAAGTCCAATAAAactaaaaagaagaaaaagaaaaagaggagAAAACATAATATAAGCAAAGAGgcagaaaataaaaaagacGACATAGAGAATTCAAAACCTAAAGATAATATGCCGGAGATCGAGTATATTCAGGAGATTCCCAGTATAAATGATTTGGAACCGATGTACCGTCAATTTGCTAGAATCTTTGAAGCATTTAAATTGACCGAACCTGAACCAAAGTCTGCCGAAGCGGATAAAGGTGAACCGATAGGACAGTATCCTCCTGTAACAAATTTACAAACAACGGGAACTGTACCTAGCAAAGTGCCACCGTTAGATGACTTTGACGACGATGCGAATCAACTACAACAACAGCAGGGAACCGGAGAAAATGGTGCTCCGCGTCTCTCCAAGAGAAAACTAAAAAGGCTAACACGGTTGAGCGTAGCAGAACTGAAGCAACTAGTAGGTCGTCCCGATGTCGTAGAAATGCACGACGTTACTGCCAGGGATCCAAAACTCCTTGTACAATTGAAAGCTCACCGCAATACAGTACCTGTGCCGAGACACTGGTGTTTCAAGCGGAAATATCTTCAGGGCAAACGTGGTATCGAGAAGCCTCCTTTCGACTTACCAGACTTTATAAAACGCACAGGAATCACCGAGATGAGAGCGAGTCTCCAAGAACGAGACGACACGCGCACATTAAAAGCTAAAATGAGGGAAAGAGCGAGACCCAAGCTTGGTAAAATAGACATCGACTATCAAAAACTGCACGATGCATTTTTCAAGTGGCAAACGAAACCTCGTATGACTATTCACGGTGACCTGTACTACGAGGGCAAAGAATTCGAGACACGTTTGAAGGAGAAAAAACCTGGAGAACTATCCGACGAATTGCGTACCGCACTTGGTATGCCGGTGGGGCCCAATTGTCACAAAGTTCCGCCACCATGGCTAATCGCTATGCAACGTTACGGACCGCCACCGAGTTATCCAAATTTAAAGATACCCGGTTTGAATGCGCCTATACCCGAGGGATGCGCGTTTGGATATCATGCTGGTGGCTGGGGAAAGCCTCCTGTGGATGAAACTGGACGACCTTTGTACGGAGACGTGTTTGGAATCTCTCGTGCACCAGGTGGTGATGCAATGGACGAGGAGGTCGACAGGGGCATGTGGGGCGAACCTGAATCAGAATCATCCGGAGACGAAGACGAGGACGAAGATGCGGAGGAAGGTGGAGAAGGTGAAGGAGAAGGAAAGGATACAGACGGAGATGCGAGCGGGTTGGTTACACCCGGTGCAGAAGGTTTGATAACGCCGAGTGGAATCACATCGATTCCTGCGGGCTTGGAGACGCCGGAAACGATCGAGttgagaaaaaagaaaattgaaagCGAAATGGAAGGCGGAGACACGCCTGCTTTGTATACGGTTCTACAAGAACGACGAACAGAAGGTCTTGGCGCCAGCATGATGGGTAGCACGCATGTATACGATATGACGGGTGCTGCAGGTGGTCAAGCACCTCCATCGGTGATCGCTGCACGACGTGGTGTAAGCGGAACAACATCGGATGGAAGAACGGAGAAAGATGGAGCCGTTGAACTGGCATTGGATCCGAGTGAGTTGGATCTAGACTCTGAAGCAATGGCATCGCGGTACGAGGAAACTATGCGGTCGCGTCAGGCTCATTTGAGGAGAGAAGATCTTTCGGACATGCTTCAGGATCATGTCCAACGACAAAAA AGCAAACGCAAACGGCAACAAGGTCAAGACTCGAAAGCTTCTAAGAAGTATAAagaatttaaattttaa
- the Gga gene encoding ADP-ribosylation factor-binding protein Gga — translation MDVVTTSLEALIQRVTNPQNQKPDIAASEAFCVMLTKEPEGIQIGTKLLALHIQSSNETEAIQALALLDMCMRRCGSPFHAEIGKFRFLNEMIRLVSPKYLGGKTTVMVRHKVLQLLHAWTKEYPREMKIKEAYEMLKKQGVIEDDSLCTINASEDVSKASKTKHTIFYDEEKSNLLQKLLQSKDPDDLLCANRLIKTMVREDERRVQLNSRRIMELESVHNNAKLLSEMLDSYNWKETSKEDLDLMKELKQACERLKPIVLRLANETQDNEEMLGDVLAASDELGQVFEKYSMVIDRGECLNTKMDSNVSPYLLDLSSPLENSSIERSEVHKIYDIATTNHQSDMEVLGDIFNSLGRSENTEIPSVSSTNLLIPNSMIMQPISMQLTSKKGEVVDPPEEKLDSKSRALEELNELGESLLKQSLSSSISNIRCNSTSKEAINSTVHTEFPSKHCNSTSLPSNDSHIAETLDTVNATNDKSVSTCINHIAPINEKKPQDSMLVSSTTQDILLKEPEIKPLSDINVSLHDIKPGINPPITVLEEKNGITVVLHFARDNPRQDVFIVVITTISKNLKPLGNYLFQAVVPKKCKCRLQPPSGTELPGHNPFLPPSAITQIMLIANPNKESVSLKFMLSYTMDDETFTEMGEVEKLPLF, via the exons atggATGTTGTGACAACTAGTTTGGAGGCCTTAATAC AAAGAGTAACAAATCCACAAAATCAGAAACCCGATATCGCAGCTAGCGAAGCTTTTTGTGTAATGTTAACCAAAGAACCGGAAGGTATTCAGATTGGCACAAAATTATTGGCTTTACATATTCAATCGTCTAATGAAACAGAAGCGATACAAGCTCTTGCT CTGTTGGACATGTGTATGCGAAGATGTGGATCACCTTTCCATGCAGAAATTGGTAAATTCCGTTTCTTAAATGAAATGATACGTTTAGTTTCACCAAAATATTTGGGTGGAAAAACAACAGTTATGGTGCGTCACAAagtattacaattattacacGCATGGACAAAAGAATATCCACGTGAAATGAAAATCAAAGAAGCATACGAAATGTTGAAAAAGCAAGGTGTTATAGAG GATGATTCGTTGTGCACGATTAATGCTTCAGAGGATGTATCGAAAGCTTCAAAAACTAAGCATACAATATTCTACGACGAAGAAAAGTCCAACTTGTTGCAAAAATTACTTCAAAGTAAAGATCCCGATGATTTACTGTGTGCGAATAGATTAATCAAAACTATGGTGAGAGAG GATGAAAGAAGAGTACAATTGAATTCACGTAGGATAATGGAATTAGAATCTGTACATAATAACGCCAAGTTACTATCGGAAATGTTAGATTCCTATAATTGGAAAGAGACTAGTAAAGAAGATCTCGATTTGATGAAGGAATTAAAACAAGCCTGTGAAAGATTAAAACCAATTGTTCTCAGATTAGCGAATGAAACTCAAGATAATGAGGAAATGCTTG GCGATGTTCTTGCTGCAAGCGATGAATTGGGGCAAGTTTTTGAAAAGTACTCCATGGTAATAGATCGCGGTGAATGTTTGAACACTAAAATGGACTCCAATGTTAGTCCATATTTACTAGATTTATCTTCACCGTTAGAAAACAGTTCTATCGAAAGGAGCGAAGTACACAAAATTTATGATATTGCTACAACTAATCATCAGTCTGATATGGAAGTTTTAGGGGATATATTCAACTCATTAGGGAGATCTGAAAATACAGAAATTCCTTCTGTTTCTTCCACAAATCTATTAATACCTAACTCGATGATCATGCAACCAATTAGTATGCAACTAACAAGTAAGAAAG GTGAAGTAGTCGATCCACCCGAAGAGAAATTGGATAGTAAATCGAGAGCATTGGAGGAACTGAATGAATTGGGGGAGTCTTTGCTTAAACAAAGTTTATCGAGTTCAATATCAAATATCCGATGTAATTCGACAAG tAAGGAGGCTATAAACAGCACGGTGCATACAGAATTTCCGTCGAAACATTGTAACTCAACATCGCTTCCTAGCAACGATTCTCATATTGCTGAAACATTGGATACTGTAAATGCAACAAATGATAAATCAGTTTCTACTTGCATAAATCATATTGCTCCTATAAATGAAAAGAAACCCCAAGACAGTATGTTAGTTTCTTCAACGACACAAGATATTCTTCTGAAAGAACCAGAGATCAAACCGTTGTCAGACATAAACGTTAGTCTTCATGATATTAAACCAG GGATTAATCCACCTATAACCGTGCTCGAAGAAAAAAATGGAATAACCGTTGTGCTTCATTTTGCACGGGACAATCCTAGACAAGATGTATTTATTGTCGTAATTACAACAATAAGCAAAAATTTGAAGCCACTTGGTAATTACTTGTTTCAAGCAGTGGTACCAAAG AAATGTAAATGTAGACTTCAACCACCTTCTGGAACTGAATTACCAGGTCACAATCCATTCCTTCCTCCATCAGCAATCACTCAAATTATGTTGATTGCAAATCCCAATAAG gaatCAGTGTCCTTAAAATTTATGTTAAGTTATACGATGGACGACGAGACTTTCACAGAAATGGGGGAAGTGGAAAAATTACCTCTGTTTTGA
- the SerRS gene encoding seryl-tRNA synthetase isoform X1, with amino-acid sequence MVLDLDLFRENKGFNPDKIRENQKNRFKDVNLVDLVIEKDKLWRKLRHRADNFNKLKNVCSKEIGERMKKKEAVGCDSTVSEDILGNLDNLTSDNLKSLTVTQIKTIRGCIDDAITKNDKDLVSTELERNQALKEIGNFLHESVPISNDEEENKVEKTYGDCTQNKRYSHVDLIYMIDGLDGERGTNVSGGRGYFLMGAAIFLQQALIQFSLRKLFVKGYKPLYTPFFMRKDAMQEVAQLSQFDEELYKVIGKGSERCDEKDIDEKYLIATSEQPIAAFHRNEWIPENTLPIKYAGLSTCFRQEVGSHGRDTRGIFRVHQFEKVEQFCLTSPYENKSWQMMEEMISNAEEFYQALEIPYRIVNIVSGALNNAASKKLDLEAWFPGSGAFRELVSCSNCLDYQARRLLVRYGQTKKMNANTDYVHMLNATMCAVTRVICAILEVHQTDTGIKVPKVLAQFMPIEYQDEIPFVKTAPIEEAEMKKTKRTKEPKDVILN; translated from the exons ATGGTACTAGATCTAGATCTTTTTCGAGAAAACAAAGGTTTTAATCCTGATAAAATACGAGAAAACCAAAAGAATCGTTTTAAAGATGTAAATTTAGTAGACTTGGTAATTGAAAAAGACAAACTTTGGCGAAAATTGCGGCACAGAGCCgacaatttcaataaattgaaaaatgtatGTAGCAAAGAGATTGGAgaaagaatgaaaaagaaaGAGGCGGTAGGTTGTGATAGTACCGTTTCAGAGGATATTCTTGGAAATTTGGATAATTTAACATCTGATAACCTGAAATCATTAACGGTCACACAGATCAAGACTATTCGTGGTTGCATAGATGATGCAATTACAAAGAATGACAAAGACCTCGTTTCAACTGAGTTGGAAAGAAATCAAGCCCTTAAAGAAATAGGTAACTTTTTGCACGAATCTGTACCAATTAGCAATGACGAGGAAGAAAATAAG GTCGAAAAAACATATGGGGATTGTACACAAAACAAGAGGTACTCGCACGTTGATTTAATATATATGATCGACGGATTAGACGGAGAACGTGGCACCAATGTTTCTGGTGGACGTGGTTACTTTTTAATGGGAGCAGCAATTTTCTTACAACAGGCGTTAATACAATTTTCCCTTAGAAAATTGTTTGTTAAAGGTTATAAACCTCTGTATACTCCTTTTTTCATGCGCAAAGATGCTATGCAGGAAGTAGCACAATTATCTCAATTTGACGAAGAATTGTATAAG GTAATTGGTAAAGGAAGCGAGCGTTGCGACGAGAAAGATATAGATGAAAAGTATTTGATTGCTACATCGGAACAACCGATAGCTGCATTTCATCGAAACGAATGGATCCCTGAAAATACATTGCCAATCAAATATGCAGGATTATCTACGTGTTTCAGACAAGAAGTCGGATCTCATGGACGCGATACAAGAGGCATTTTTAGAGTTCATCAATTTGAAAAG GTCGAACAGTTTTGTTTAACATCTCCGTATGAAAATAAATCTTGGCAAATGATGGAAGAGATGATTTCTAATGCGGAAGAATTCTATCAAGCATTGGAGATTCCATACCGCATAGTAAATATAGTATCGGGTGCACTGAATAATGCTGCTTCAAAAAAATTGGATTTAGAAGCATGGTTCCCTGGATCCGGTGCATTTCGTGAACTTGTGTCGTGCAGCAATTGTTTAGATTATCAAGCTAGACGATTATTGGTCAG GTATGGTCAAACAAAAAAGATGAATGCAAATACCGATTATGTACACATGTTAAATGCAACAATGTGTGCAGTTACACGTGTTATATGCGCCATTTTAGAAGTACATCAAACCGATACCGGTATCAAAGTCCCGAAAGTTCTTGCGCAGTTTATGCCAATTGAATATCAAGATGAAATTCCATTTGTTAAGACAGCACCTATCGAGGAGGCAGAAAtgaaaaaaacaaaaagaacgaaagaaccaaAGGACGTTATCTTAAATTAA